In a genomic window of Chrysemys picta bellii isolate R12L10 chromosome 1, ASM1138683v2, whole genome shotgun sequence:
- the LRRC32 gene encoding transforming growth factor beta activator LRRC32 encodes MKLYFLLFLAANGGISSHRPLEESPCEMVKMKAFCHGKELHQIPPELHPNINKIDLSGNEIRNLSEKPLTFYTSLQHLDLRSNQISFIEPGVFTYMTSLVEVILANNQLDELAQHRTPGVGLLPEIRTLDLSHNRLYNGMAEYFIHKAPSLQYLSLAENSITVILHRMFQGSPALVEVDLHSNIIMEIEEGAFETLVHLTKLNLSMNSITCISDFSLRQLQILDLSRNSIETFHATESKEEYNLRWLDLSENKLLRFPVFPQVNKLAYLNLSKNLMQFTADSAHDEVYYMERDWLEAPFHLLDQKQNTNTSSLYLSQLLYLDLSYNEIKAIPNEFFESMSSLRFLNLSKNCLQTFAVNYDSALISLAILDLSFNALQNLLLDASILTNLQELYIQNNHLQALQFDIFASLPSIKLINLQSNNISFCSMYSGLAKQRLTGEENGCVSFVDFPALRYLYLADNMLKNLPVYAFYKTSLILLELSMNKGLKIEANALSGLETSLEYLNLHGNGMTVLNIDLPRFHHLKHLNLSENQLSWLPKWGSDASLEVLDLRKNSFCNLQSSNILALENSLKNLYLAGNPLSCCGNVWLSSMIQKKNVAIPGVEQITCQYSKSFGYQEEIYISNIRPEVCEKEDLKKINLLIILTVALILSVIIIGLGAFCCFRRQKFSQQFKA; translated from the exons ATGAAACTGTATTTTTTACTCTTCCTGGCAGCGAACGGAGGGATCTCAAGCCATCGGCCCTTGGAAGAGTCACCCTGTGAAATG GTAAAGATGAAGGCATTTTGTCATGGCAAAGAGCTTCACCAAATCCCTCCAGAGCTCCATCCaaacataaataaaatagatTTGTCTGGAAATGAGATAAGAAATCTCTCTGAGAAGCCCCTGACATTTTACACCTCGCTCCAGCATTTGGATTTAAGATCCAACCAAATAAGCTTCATTGAGCCCGGAGTCTTCACATACATGACAAGCCTGGTTGAGGTCATTTTAGCCAATAACCAGTTAGATGAGTTGGCTCAGCATAGGACACCAGGAGTTGGACTTTTACCAGAGATCAGAACATTGGACTTGTCCCACAACAGACTCTACAATGGAATGGCTGAATATTTTATACACAAAGCACCATCACTTCAGTATCTTTCCTTGGCAGAAAACAGCATTACCGTGATATTACACAGGATGTTTCAGGGGTCTCCGGCTCTTGTTGAGGTTGACCTCCACAGTAATATCATCATGGAAATAGAAGAAGGTGCCTTTGAAACTCTGGTGCATCTCACCAAGCTCAATCTCTCCATGAACTCCATCACTTGCATCTCAGATTTCAGCCTCAGACAACTCCAGATACTCGACCTCAGTAGGAACAGCATTGAGACTTTTCATGCTACAGAGTCAAAGGAAGAGTATAACCTGAGGTGGCTGGATCTTAGTGAGAACAAGCTACTGCGCTTCCCAGTTTTCCCCCAGGTGAACAAGCTGGCGTATCTGAATTTATCTAAGAATTTAATGCAGTTTACTGCAGACTCTGCTCACGATGAGGTGTACTATATGGAAAGGGACTGGCTGGAAGCTCCTTTTCATCTTCTGGATCAGAAGCAAAATACAAACACAAGTTCTCTGTATCTATCCCAGCTTTTATATTTAGACTTAAGTTATAATGAGATCAAAGCCATCCCAAATGAGTTCTTTGAGTCAATGTCCTCGCTTCGGTTTCTTAATCTCAGTAAAAATTGCCTCCAGACGTTTGCAGTAAATTATGATAGTGCATTGATCTCACTAGCCATCCTTGATTTAAGCTTCAATGCTTTGCAGAATCTCTTACTAGATGCCAGCATATTGACTAATTTACAGGAGCTCTACATTCAAAACAATCATCTCCAGGCCCTGCAATTTGATATCTTCGCGAGCCTTCCCAGCATCAAATTGATTAATCTCCAGAGTAATAATATTAGTTTTTGCAGCATGTATTCAGGATTAGCTAAACAAAGGCTTACTGGCGAGGAGAATGGTTGTGTTTCATTTGTTGACTTCCCTGCTCTTAGGTACTTATACCTAGCTGACAACATGTTGAAGAACTTACCAGTGTATGCTTTTTACAAGACTTCACTAATTCTCCTGGAGCTCTCcatgaacaaaggactgaaaatAGAGGCTAACGCATTATCAGGACTGGAGACATCTCTTGAGTATTTGAATTTACATGGCAATGGCATGACCGTTTTAAATATCGACCTGCCTCGTTTTCATCACCTTAAACATTTAAACCTGTCTGAAAATCAACTGAGCTGGCTACCCAAGTGGGGTAGTGACGCTTCCCTGGAAGTTCTAGATCTACGGAAAAACAGTTTTTGTAATCTACAGAGCAGTAACATTTTAGCATTAGAGAACTCTCTTAAAAACTTATATCTTGCTGGGAACCCACTCAGCTGCTGTGGAAATGTCTGGCTCTCATCTATGATCCAGAAGAAAAATGTAGCGATCCCTGGTGTAGAGCAGATAACATGCCAGTACTCCAAGAGCTTTGGGTACCAAGAAGAAATTTATATTAGCAACATAAGACCAGAAGTCTGTGAAAAAGAGGATCTAAAGAAAATTAACTTGCTTATTATACTAACGGTTGCATTAATTTTATCAGTGATCATCATTGGACTGGGTGCATTTTGTTGCTTCCGCAGACAAAAGTTTAGCCAGCAATTTAAAGCATAG